In one window of Caenimonas aquaedulcis DNA:
- a CDS encoding GTP cyclohydrolase II — translation MATPAEPVKPGAAPRHIRLTSHAGGYGALPIHWGAATAAERGPVVGTTTQRSHRNVIGTHSGSYSVYRALAVAAGALSRHHKADLTNTAPTDIIGPYPQWSDPSKIVSLDPWGATVANVFESELAAGYDIRPTIAVTQAHVILPEVIEGLQKGRLQADGTVLTAGGAAMVTKAAIEPVWWLPGVAARFGCSENDLRRVLFEETGGMYPELVTRSDLEVFLPPIGGQTLYIFGNPRDLANPEVELTARVHDECNGSDVFGSDICTCRPYLTHAIEECIQGAQRGGVGLVAYSRKEGRALGEVTKFLVYNARKRQVGGDTADQYFARTECVAGVQDMRFQELMPDVLHWLGIKKIHRLVSMSNMKFDAITQSGIEIGTRVNIPDELIPADARVEMDAKVAAGYFSTGPVPDAEELRKPKGRELT, via the coding sequence ATGGCCACACCTGCCGAACCCGTCAAACCCGGCGCCGCGCCGCGCCACATCCGCCTGACCTCCCACGCGGGCGGCTACGGCGCGCTGCCCATCCATTGGGGCGCCGCCACGGCCGCCGAACGCGGGCCCGTGGTCGGCACCACCACACAGCGCAGCCACCGCAACGTCATCGGCACGCACAGCGGCTCCTACAGCGTGTACCGCGCGCTGGCCGTTGCGGCGGGTGCGCTGTCGCGCCACCACAAGGCCGACCTCACCAACACCGCGCCCACCGACATCATCGGGCCCTACCCGCAGTGGAGCGATCCGTCCAAGATCGTGAGCCTGGACCCATGGGGTGCGACGGTCGCGAACGTTTTCGAATCGGAACTTGCCGCCGGTTACGACATCCGCCCCACCATCGCCGTGACCCAGGCGCACGTGATCCTTCCGGAAGTGATCGAAGGATTGCAGAAGGGCCGCCTCCAGGCCGACGGCACCGTGCTGACGGCGGGCGGCGCCGCGATGGTGACCAAGGCCGCGATCGAACCGGTGTGGTGGCTGCCCGGTGTCGCCGCGCGTTTCGGCTGCTCGGAGAACGACCTGCGCCGCGTGCTGTTCGAGGAGACGGGCGGCATGTACCCCGAACTCGTGACGCGCAGCGACCTGGAAGTCTTCCTGCCGCCCATCGGCGGGCAGACGCTCTACATCTTCGGCAATCCGCGCGACCTCGCGAACCCCGAGGTCGAGCTCACCGCCCGCGTGCACGACGAATGCAACGGCTCCGACGTCTTCGGCTCCGACATCTGCACCTGCCGCCCCTACCTCACCCACGCCATCGAGGAATGCATCCAGGGCGCGCAGCGCGGCGGGGTCGGGCTCGTCGCCTATTCGCGCAAGGAGGGCCGCGCGCTCGGCGAAGTCACCAAGTTCCTCGTCTACAACGCGCGCAAGCGCCAGGTCGGCGGGGACACGGCCGACCAGTACTTCGCGCGGACGGAGTGCGTGGCGGGCGTGCAGGACATGCGCTTCCAGGAGCTGATGCCCGACGTGCTGCACTGGCTGGGCATCAAGAAGATCCACCGGCTCGTCTCCATGAGCAACATGAAATTCGACGCGATCACGCAGTCGGGCATCGAGATCGGCACGCGCGTGAACATTCCCGACGAATTGATCCCCGCGGACGCACGCGTGGAGATGGATGCGAAGGTGGCGGCGGGTTATTTCAGCACCGGCCCGGTGCCGGATGCGGAGGAACTCAGGAAGCCCAAGGGCCGGGAGCTCACATGA
- a CDS encoding helicase HerA-like domain-containing protein: protein MPDPILLAKNAQTECFLLPGLANRHGLITGATGTGKTVTLQTLAENFSKLGVPVFMADVKGDLTGISQAGKIEGKLADIIKERGLPSPEPFAAPTTLWDVFGEQGHPVRATVSDMGPLLLGRMLGLNETQSGVLNIVFKIADDNGLLLLDLKDLRAMLQHVGDNASEFTTRYGNISAASVGIIQRGLLQIETQGGEKFFGEPMLNIQDFLQTDDKGRGIVNILTADKLLNSPRLYATFLLWMLSELFEQLPEIGDPDKPKLVFFFDEAHLLFDEAPKILLERIELVVRLVRSKGVGVYFVTQNPLDIPDSVLAQLGNRVQHALRAYTPRDQKAVKATAQTMRQKPGLDIETAITELAVGEALVSLLDSKGRPSVTERVFVIPPGSQIGPITPEQRKALIANSIVAGVYEKTVDRESAYEKLKGRTESAPSAGGTTTAGESKPAGNAGAPAAGGGILGGLGDVLFGSTGPRGGKHEGLAESMARSAVRTIGSTVGREIIRGVLGGIMGSKRR from the coding sequence ATGCCCGACCCGATCCTCCTCGCGAAGAATGCGCAGACAGAGTGCTTCCTGCTGCCGGGCCTGGCCAATCGCCACGGCCTCATCACCGGAGCCACCGGCACCGGCAAGACCGTCACGCTGCAGACGCTGGCCGAGAACTTTTCGAAGCTCGGCGTGCCCGTCTTCATGGCCGACGTGAAGGGCGACCTCACCGGCATCTCGCAGGCCGGGAAGATCGAAGGCAAGCTCGCGGACATCATCAAGGAGCGCGGACTGCCCTCCCCCGAGCCCTTCGCGGCGCCGACGACGCTCTGGGACGTCTTCGGCGAGCAGGGCCATCCCGTGCGCGCGACGGTCTCTGACATGGGCCCGCTCCTGCTGGGCCGCATGCTGGGGCTGAACGAGACGCAGTCGGGCGTGCTCAACATCGTCTTCAAGATCGCGGACGACAACGGCCTGCTGCTGCTCGACCTCAAGGACCTGCGCGCGATGCTGCAGCACGTCGGCGACAACGCGAGCGAATTCACCACCCGCTACGGCAACATCAGCGCCGCGAGCGTCGGCATCATCCAGCGCGGCCTGCTGCAGATCGAGACACAGGGCGGCGAGAAGTTCTTCGGCGAGCCGATGCTCAACATCCAGGACTTCCTGCAGACGGACGACAAGGGCCGCGGCATCGTCAACATCCTCACCGCCGACAAGCTGCTCAATTCGCCGCGCCTGTACGCGACCTTCCTGCTGTGGATGCTCTCCGAGCTTTTCGAGCAGCTGCCCGAGATCGGCGACCCGGACAAGCCCAAGCTCGTCTTCTTCTTCGACGAGGCGCACCTGCTCTTCGACGAGGCGCCGAAAATCCTGCTCGAGCGCATCGAGCTCGTCGTGCGGCTGGTGCGCTCCAAGGGCGTCGGCGTGTACTTCGTGACGCAGAACCCGCTGGACATTCCCGACAGCGTGCTCGCGCAACTGGGCAACCGCGTGCAGCACGCCCTGCGCGCCTACACCCCGCGCGACCAGAAGGCGGTGAAGGCGACGGCGCAGACGATGCGCCAGAAGCCGGGCCTCGACATCGAAACGGCCATCACGGAGCTCGCGGTCGGCGAGGCACTGGTGAGCCTGCTGGATTCCAAGGGCCGCCCCAGCGTGACCGAGCGCGTGTTCGTGATCCCGCCCGGCAGCCAGATCGGCCCGATCACGCCGGAGCAGCGCAAGGCGTTGATCGCGAACTCGATCGTCGCAGGCGTGTACGAGAAAACGGTGGACCGCGAGTCGGCCTACGAGAAGCTCAAGGGACGCACCGAATCGGCGCCTTCCGCGGGCGGCACCACCACCGCGGGCGAAAGCAAGCCGGCGGGCAACGCGGGGGCGCCGGCTGCGGGCGGCGGCATCCTCGGCGGCCTGGGCGACGTCCTCTTCGGCAGCACCGGCCCGCGAGGCGGCAAGCACGAGGGCCTGGCCGAAAGCATGGCGCGGTCGGCGGTGCGCACCATCGGCAGCACCGTGGGCCGCGAGATCATCCGCGGCGTCCTCGGTGGCATCATGGGCAGCAAGCGGCGCTAG
- a CDS encoding YebC/PmpR family DNA-binding transcriptional regulator, which translates to MAGHSKWANIQHRKGRQDEKRGKIWTRVIREIMVAARQGGGDLAINPRLRLAVEKAKAANMPADTIKRNIDKATGNLEGVHYEEIRYEGYGFGGAAILVDTMTDNKVRTVAEVRHAFSKYGGSMGTAGSVVFQFKNVGQLILAPGTSEDKVMEVALDAGADDVMSDADGAIEVLTSPAQLEAVKNALEAAGLKPEVAEVTMRPENTIELKGDDAAKMQKLLDVLEDLDDVQDVFHNAEIL; encoded by the coding sequence GTGGCCGGACACAGCAAATGGGCAAACATCCAGCACCGAAAGGGGCGCCAGGACGAAAAGCGCGGCAAGATCTGGACCCGCGTGATCCGTGAAATCATGGTGGCGGCGCGGCAGGGCGGCGGCGACCTCGCGATCAACCCGCGCCTGCGGCTGGCGGTGGAGAAGGCCAAGGCGGCGAACATGCCCGCCGACACGATCAAGCGCAACATCGACAAGGCGACCGGCAACCTCGAAGGCGTGCACTACGAGGAGATCCGCTACGAAGGCTACGGCTTCGGCGGCGCGGCCATCCTGGTGGACACCATGACGGACAACAAGGTGCGCACCGTGGCCGAGGTACGCCACGCGTTCAGCAAGTACGGCGGCAGCATGGGCACCGCCGGGTCGGTGGTGTTCCAGTTCAAGAACGTGGGCCAGCTCATCCTGGCGCCGGGCACGAGCGAAGACAAGGTGATGGAAGTCGCGCTGGACGCCGGCGCCGACGACGTGATGTCCGATGCCGATGGCGCGATCGAGGTGCTGACTTCTCCCGCCCAGCTCGAGGCCGTGAAGAACGCGCTGGAAGCCGCGGGCCTCAAACCCGAGGTGGCCGAGGTGACGATGCGGCCGGAGAACACGATCGAACTGAAGGGCGACGACGCCGCGAAGATGCAGAAACTACTCGACGTCCTCGAGGACCTGGACGACGTGCAGGACGTTTTCCACAACGCGGAAATTCTATGA
- the purD gene encoding phosphoribosylamine--glycine ligase, translating to MKVLVIGGGGREHALAWKLAQSPKVQAVYVAPGNGGTAIDARLENVPITDVVALRQWAQKEKIALTVVGPEGPLAAGVVDEFRTHGLRVFGPTQKAAQLESSKAFSKAFMKRHAIPTAEYETFSDPAAAHAYIDRKGAPIVVKADGLAAGKGVVVAMTPQEAHEAVDFMLLDNTLGVAHNDGGARVVIEEFLSGEEASFIVLCDGKNVTALATSQDHKRLQDGDLGPNTGGMGAYSPAPVVTPEVHARAMREIILPTIKGMEKDGIPYTGFLYAGLMIDPQGHCKTLEFNCRMGDPETQPIMMRLKSDLYDVMMHATSGTLDQVDLDWDRRTALGVVMAAAGYPLNPRKGDAIAGLPKAEEDAMVFHAGTVRKDGTTLTAGGRVLCVTALADSVKAAQHRAYEVADQIHFDGAQYRRDIGHRAIRG from the coding sequence ATGAAGGTATTGGTCATCGGCGGCGGCGGCCGGGAACACGCCCTGGCGTGGAAGCTGGCGCAATCGCCCAAGGTGCAGGCCGTCTACGTGGCACCCGGCAACGGCGGCACGGCCATCGACGCGCGGCTCGAGAACGTGCCCATCACCGACGTGGTGGCGCTGCGCCAATGGGCGCAGAAGGAAAAGATCGCCTTGACCGTCGTCGGCCCGGAAGGCCCGCTCGCGGCCGGCGTGGTGGACGAGTTCCGCACGCACGGGCTTCGCGTGTTCGGCCCGACCCAGAAGGCCGCGCAGCTGGAAAGCTCCAAGGCCTTCTCCAAGGCGTTCATGAAGCGCCATGCCATTCCTACGGCGGAGTACGAAACCTTTTCGGACCCGGCTGCGGCGCATGCGTACATCGACAGGAAGGGTGCGCCCATCGTCGTGAAGGCCGACGGCCTGGCGGCGGGCAAGGGCGTCGTCGTCGCGATGACGCCGCAGGAAGCGCACGAAGCCGTCGACTTCATGCTGCTGGACAACACGCTCGGCGTGGCGCACAACGACGGCGGCGCGCGCGTGGTGATCGAGGAATTCCTCTCGGGCGAGGAAGCGAGCTTCATCGTGCTGTGCGACGGGAAGAACGTCACCGCGCTCGCCACGAGCCAGGACCACAAGCGCCTGCAGGACGGCGACCTCGGGCCCAACACCGGCGGCATGGGCGCCTATTCGCCCGCGCCCGTGGTCACGCCCGAAGTGCATGCGCGCGCGATGCGCGAGATCATCCTGCCGACGATCAAGGGCATGGAAAAGGACGGCATCCCGTACACGGGCTTCCTCTACGCGGGCCTCATGATCGACCCGCAAGGCCACTGCAAGACGCTGGAATTCAACTGCCGCATGGGCGACCCGGAGACTCAGCCCATCATGATGCGGCTGAAGTCCGACCTGTACGACGTGATGATGCACGCGACCTCCGGCACGCTCGACCAGGTCGACCTCGACTGGGACCGCCGCACGGCGCTCGGCGTGGTGATGGCTGCCGCGGGCTATCCGCTCAACCCCCGGAAGGGAGACGCGATCGCGGGCCTGCCCAAGGCGGAAGAAGACGCGATGGTGTTCCACGCGGGCACGGTGCGCAAGGACGGCACCACGCTCACGGCCGGCGGCCGCGTGCTGTGCGTGACGGCGCTCGCCGATTCGGTGAAGGCCGCGCAGCATCGCGCCTACGAAGTGGCCGACCAGATCCACTTCGACGGCGCGCAGTACCGCCGCGACATCGGCCACCGCGCGATCCGCGGCTGA
- the hemF gene encoding oxygen-dependent coproporphyrinogen oxidase, giving the protein MGATDTVRSYLQGLQGRIVAACEQVDGGTFRRDAWKKEPGEPLQGDGVTMILEGGAVFERAGCGFSHVTGPKLPPSATQHRPELAGSAFEAMGVSLVFHPRNPYAPTVHMNVRAIAAHPQGREPVFWFGGGMDLTPYYGFEEDAVHFHRACKDSLARFGDDKYPRFKAWCDDYFFLKHRNEPRGVGGIFFDDFAEGGADNGLALMRSVGDAFLDAYLPILQRRKDAPYGERERAFQLYRRGRYVEFNLVWDRGTHFGLQSGGRTESILMSMPPLASWEYRHEPDAGSAEAELYSRFLVRKDWV; this is encoded by the coding sequence ATGGGCGCCACCGACACCGTCCGCAGCTACCTGCAGGGTTTGCAGGGCCGCATCGTGGCGGCGTGCGAACAGGTGGACGGCGGCACCTTCCGTCGTGACGCGTGGAAAAAGGAACCCGGCGAGCCGCTGCAGGGCGACGGCGTCACGATGATCCTCGAGGGCGGCGCCGTGTTCGAACGCGCGGGCTGCGGCTTCTCGCATGTCACCGGCCCGAAGCTGCCCCCGTCCGCCACGCAGCACCGTCCCGAGCTCGCGGGCTCGGCCTTCGAGGCGATGGGCGTGTCGCTCGTTTTCCATCCCCGCAACCCCTATGCGCCGACCGTGCACATGAACGTGCGCGCCATCGCCGCGCATCCGCAGGGACGCGAGCCTGTGTTCTGGTTCGGCGGCGGGATGGACCTCACGCCGTACTACGGGTTCGAGGAAGACGCGGTTCATTTCCATCGTGCCTGCAAGGACAGCCTCGCGCGCTTCGGCGACGACAAGTACCCGCGCTTCAAAGCGTGGTGCGACGACTATTTCTTCCTCAAGCACCGCAACGAGCCGCGCGGCGTCGGAGGCATCTTCTTCGACGATTTCGCCGAGGGCGGTGCGGACAACGGCTTGGCGCTCATGCGTTCGGTGGGCGATGCGTTCCTCGATGCGTACCTGCCCATCCTGCAGCGGCGCAAGGACGCGCCCTACGGAGAGCGCGAACGCGCGTTCCAGCTCTACCGGCGCGGGCGCTATGTCGAGTTCAACCTCGTCTGGGACCGTGGCACCCATTTCGGGCTGCAATCGGGCGGCCGGACCGAGTCGATCCTGATGTCGATGCCGCCGCTCGCCAGCTGGGAATACCGCCACGAGCCCGATGCCGGCTCCGCCGAGGCCGAGCTCTACAGCAGGTTCCTGGTGCGAAAGGACTGGGTTTGA
- the nadD gene encoding nicotinate-nucleotide adenylyltransferase has protein sequence MTPAGPAPARRVGVFGGAFDPPHVAHVALAAAAIGQLKLDEMRVLPTGQAWHKSNVLTPAPHRLAMTQIAFGELPGVIVDDRELKRPGPTYTIDTLRELMAEQPGAELFLVMGEDQAGAITRWREWQAILGMVTLCMADRPSHAGATPFQVPPEARLRHLEMPAMPESATDIRARAGANEGIDHLVPAGVARYIERHHLYSRT, from the coding sequence TTGACGCCGGCCGGCCCCGCCCCGGCGCGCCGTGTCGGCGTGTTCGGCGGCGCCTTCGATCCCCCGCATGTCGCGCATGTGGCGCTGGCCGCGGCGGCCATCGGGCAGTTGAAGCTCGACGAAATGCGCGTGCTCCCCACGGGCCAGGCGTGGCACAAGTCGAACGTGCTGACTCCGGCGCCGCATCGCCTGGCGATGACGCAGATCGCTTTCGGCGAGCTGCCGGGCGTGATCGTGGACGATCGCGAGCTCAAGCGCCCGGGCCCCACTTACACCATCGACACCTTGCGCGAGCTCATGGCCGAGCAGCCCGGCGCGGAGCTCTTTCTCGTCATGGGTGAGGACCAGGCAGGCGCCATCACCCGCTGGCGCGAGTGGCAGGCGATACTTGGGATGGTGACGCTGTGCATGGCCGATCGCCCCTCGCACGCCGGCGCCACCCCTTTCCAGGTGCCTCCCGAGGCCCGGCTGAGGCACCTGGAGATGCCCGCCATGCCTGAGAGTGCCACCGACATCCGCGCCCGCGCGGGCGCCAACGAAGGGATCGACCATCTGGTCCCTGCAGGCGTTGCGCGCTATATTGAACGACATCACCTTTATTCACGTACCTGA
- the rsfS gene encoding ribosome silencing factor: MTQEAAAKKDTQRLQRAIIDGLEDVKAQDIVVFNTEHLSPLFERVIVASGTSNRQTKALAASVRDAVREAGFQKPRIEGEDNGEWIIVDCGAAVAHIMQPAIRTYYHLEEIWGEKPVRLKFGAPKPAQAEEPAPAKKTAAKKTPAKKAAGKTAPAKKSATAKTPGSAAKTARPAKSASRAPAKRAPAAKTAARKSPTRKA; the protein is encoded by the coding sequence ATGACCCAAGAAGCAGCTGCCAAGAAAGACACCCAACGACTCCAGCGCGCCATCATCGATGGCCTGGAGGACGTCAAGGCGCAGGACATCGTGGTATTCAACACCGAGCATCTGTCTCCGCTCTTCGAGCGCGTGATCGTCGCCTCGGGCACCTCCAACCGCCAGACCAAGGCCCTCGCCGCGAGCGTGCGCGACGCCGTGCGCGAGGCCGGCTTCCAGAAGCCGCGGATCGAGGGCGAGGACAACGGCGAGTGGATCATCGTGGACTGCGGCGCCGCGGTCGCGCACATCATGCAGCCCGCGATCCGCACGTATTACCACCTCGAAGAGATCTGGGGCGAGAAGCCGGTGCGATTGAAGTTCGGTGCCCCCAAGCCTGCACAGGCGGAGGAGCCGGCGCCCGCGAAAAAGACGGCCGCGAAGAAGACACCGGCCAAGAAGGCGGCGGGCAAGACGGCTCCCGCGAAGAAATCGGCAACTGCGAAGACCCCGGGCAGTGCGGCCAAGACCGCACGCCCGGCGAAGTCGGCCTCCAGGGCGCCTGCCAAAAGAGCGCCCGCCGCCAAAACCGCCGCACGCAAGAGCCCCACGCGCAAGGCATGA
- the rlmH gene encoding 23S rRNA (pseudouridine(1915)-N(3))-methyltransferase RlmH codes for MKLLVVAVGQRVPDWAATAWDDYAKRFPPELRVELKAVKTEPRASKTLESLYAAERQRIEAAIPKGTHVVALDERGTALTTVALAARLKAWQMQGGDVALVIGGPDGLDPAFKQGAQERIRLSDMTLPHAMVRVLLVEQLYRAWSINANHPYHRE; via the coding sequence ATGAAGCTGCTGGTCGTGGCGGTGGGGCAGCGAGTGCCCGATTGGGCCGCCACCGCCTGGGACGACTACGCGAAACGCTTTCCCCCCGAGCTGCGGGTGGAACTCAAGGCCGTGAAGACGGAGCCGCGCGCCTCCAAAACCCTCGAATCGCTCTACGCCGCGGAACGCCAGCGCATCGAAGCGGCGATCCCCAAGGGCACGCATGTCGTCGCGCTCGATGAACGCGGCACCGCCCTCACCACGGTGGCACTGGCGGCGCGCCTGAAAGCCTGGCAGATGCAGGGCGGCGACGTCGCGCTGGTCATCGGCGGGCCCGACGGGCTGGACCCGGCGTTCAAGCAGGGCGCGCAGGAACGCATCCGCCTGTCCGACATGACGCTGCCCCATGCGATGGTGCGCGTGCTGTTGGTCGAGCAGCTCTATCGCGCGTGGTCGATCAACGCGAACCATCCCTACCATCGTGAGTGA
- a CDS encoding Maf family protein, whose amino-acid sequence MSDFVYLASQSPRRRQLLEQLGVRHELLLPDAGEDTESLEEPLPGEAPSRYVQRVTGLKLGAAIARMKRRGLAPAPVLCSDTTVALGRTIYGKPADAQDAIRMLRELSGRTHRVLTAVAIQDGRKRREALSVSRVTFASMTAAQIRDYVASGEPMGKAGAYAVQGAAAAYIPHISGSYSGIMGLPMHETAQLLREFA is encoded by the coding sequence GTGAGTGATTTCGTCTATCTCGCGTCGCAGAGCCCGCGGCGCCGGCAACTGCTGGAGCAATTGGGCGTGAGGCACGAACTCCTGCTGCCCGACGCCGGGGAAGACACCGAGTCCCTCGAGGAGCCGTTGCCCGGCGAGGCGCCCTCGCGCTATGTCCAGCGCGTGACCGGCCTGAAGCTCGGCGCCGCCATCGCGCGGATGAAGCGGCGCGGCCTTGCGCCTGCGCCCGTCCTGTGCTCCGACACCACCGTGGCGCTGGGCCGCACGATCTACGGCAAGCCTGCGGATGCGCAGGACGCGATCCGCATGCTGCGCGAACTGTCCGGGCGGACGCACCGCGTGCTGACGGCGGTCGCGATTCAGGACGGCAGGAAGCGACGCGAGGCGCTCAGCGTGTCGCGCGTGACGTTTGCATCGATGACTGCCGCGCAGATCCGCGACTACGTGGCGAGCGGTGAGCCCATGGGCAAAGCCGGCGCCTACGCGGTGCAGGGCGCCGCGGCCGCCTACATCCCGCATATCAGCGGCAGCTACAGCGGGATCATGGGCCTGCCCATGCACGAGACGGCGCAGTTGCTGCGCGAATTTGCCTAG
- a CDS encoding PAS domain-containing protein yields MTSSPTALAFLQGGHEMGARIRAFDWASHPLGPPEGWPAALQMALSLCLNSSFPTAIYWGPSMYTLYNDAWSVIPAERHPVALGQPAKELWSDIWATVGPEMESVLATGEGLAQFEQMLPMVRAGLPRESWWNYSFTALRNPDNTIGGIFNQGNEVTALVLARRAREAELDRLRELFRQAPQPIALLRGPDHVFDIANEAYRRLVGGRDVEGKAVSQALPEVVKQGFIPLLDKVYQSGEPYVATGMLVKLEQALGAPAEDRLLDFIYQPVRDASGRVDGILVLITDVTDRARAEAALRTTNWQLGEERARLAAMVEAEKRAQAALRRFNDTLEAHVRLRTAELERTMAQQGAIADRLRATFETSLIYQGFIGTDGVLLDANTQSLSGIQAKLSDVVGRPFWETRWFESTPGLAERIREGVAAALSGMAVREVLDVNLPIGPRRFDFSLRPVFNGRGEIVGVVPEAVDITGRDVPASP; encoded by the coding sequence ATGACATCCTCCCCGACAGCACTCGCCTTCCTCCAGGGCGGGCACGAGATGGGGGCACGCATCCGTGCCTTCGACTGGGCCTCCCACCCCCTCGGGCCGCCCGAGGGCTGGCCGGCCGCCTTGCAGATGGCGTTGAGCCTCTGCCTGAACTCCAGCTTCCCCACGGCGATCTACTGGGGGCCCAGCATGTACACGCTGTACAACGACGCATGGTCGGTGATCCCGGCGGAGCGACACCCCGTCGCCCTGGGCCAGCCCGCGAAGGAACTCTGGTCCGACATCTGGGCCACCGTCGGGCCGGAAATGGAGTCCGTGCTGGCCACTGGCGAGGGCCTCGCGCAGTTCGAGCAGATGCTGCCCATGGTTCGCGCGGGCCTGCCGCGCGAATCCTGGTGGAACTACAGCTTCACCGCCCTGCGCAATCCGGACAACACGATCGGCGGCATCTTCAACCAGGGCAACGAAGTGACGGCGCTGGTGCTGGCGCGGCGCGCGCGCGAGGCCGAGCTCGACCGGCTCCGGGAGCTTTTTCGCCAGGCGCCGCAGCCGATCGCGCTGCTGCGCGGACCGGACCACGTGTTCGACATCGCGAACGAGGCCTACCGGCGACTCGTGGGCGGCCGCGACGTCGAGGGCAAGGCCGTGTCGCAGGCCCTGCCGGAAGTGGTGAAGCAGGGCTTCATCCCCCTGCTGGACAAGGTGTACCAAAGCGGCGAGCCCTATGTGGCCACCGGCATGCTGGTCAAGCTCGAACAGGCGCTCGGCGCGCCTGCGGAGGATCGGCTGCTCGATTTCATCTACCAGCCCGTGCGTGACGCTTCAGGCAGGGTGGACGGCATCCTCGTGCTGATCACCGACGTGACCGACCGGGCGCGGGCGGAGGCGGCGCTGCGCACCACCAACTGGCAGCTGGGCGAGGAGCGTGCGCGGCTGGCCGCGATGGTGGAAGCCGAGAAACGCGCGCAGGCCGCGCTGCGGCGCTTCAACGACACGCTGGAGGCGCACGTGCGCCTGCGAACCGCCGAGCTGGAGCGGACGATGGCGCAGCAAGGCGCCATCGCGGACAGGCTGCGCGCCACCTTCGAGACGAGCCTGATCTACCAGGGGTTCATCGGCACCGATGGCGTGCTGCTGGATGCCAACACGCAATCCCTCTCCGGCATCCAGGCGAAACTGAGCGACGTCGTCGGCCGCCCGTTCTGGGAGACGCGCTGGTTCGAGAGCACGCCGGGCCTGGCCGAACGCATACGGGAAGGCGTCGCGGCCGCCCTCTCCGGCATGGCCGTGCGCGAAGTGCTCGACGTCAACCTGCCGATCGGGCCCCGGCGCTTCGACTTCTCGCTGCGGCCGGTCTTCAACGGACGCGGGGAGATCGTGGGCGTCGTGCCCGAGGCCGTGGACATCACGGGCCGCGACGTGCCCGCTTCGCCCTAG